A region from the Eptesicus fuscus isolate TK198812 chromosome 1, DD_ASM_mEF_20220401, whole genome shotgun sequence genome encodes:
- the EDA gene encoding ectodysplasin-A isoform X7 produces MGYPEVESREPLPAAAPREQGSQGCGCRGARARAGEGNSCRLFLGFFGLSLALHLLTLCCYLELRSELRRERGAESRFGGPDTPSTSGTLSRPGGLDPDGPITRHFRQPSLQQQPLESGETTLPPDSQDGHQSGSLCADQNVGLFTLTCNLRLIVLGVVVRISAPEEFW; encoded by the exons ATGGGCTACCCCGAGGTAGAGAGCAGGGAGCCCCTGCCTGCAGCAGCGCCAAGGGAGCAGGGGAGTCAGGGCTGCGGCTGTCGCGGGGCCCGTGCCCGGGCGGGTGAAGGGAACAGCTGCCGGCTCTTCCTGGGCTTCTTCGGCCTCTCGCTGGCCCTCCACCTGCTGACATTGTGCTGCTACCTAGAGTTGCGCTCCGAGTTGCGGCGGGAACGGGGAGCCGAGTCCCGCTTTGGGGGCCCCGACACCCCTAGCACCTCTGGCACCCTGAGTAGACCCGGTGGCCTGGACCCCGATGGTCCCATCACCCGCCACTTTAGGCAGCCTTCACTTCAGCAGCAGCCGCTAGAATCTGGAGAAACAACTCTCCCACCAGACTCTCAGGACGGGCACCAG AGCGGATCCTTGTGCGCTGACCAGAACGTGGGCTTGTTCACACTTACCTGCAATTTGAGACTGATTGTCCTGGGTGTTGTAGTGAGGATCAGCGCCCCTGAGGAATTCTGGTAG